One Mycobacteriales bacterium genomic window carries:
- a CDS encoding phosphoglycerate kinase: MKTLDDLLAEGVSGRRVLVRSDLNVPLDGTRITDDGRIRASVPTLTRLTGAGARVIVTAHLGRPKGAPEEKYTLRPVSERLGELLGAEVAFATDTVGDDARATVDKLTDGGVALLENVRFEPGETSKEDAEREAFAGRLAALTGSGGAYVDDAFGAVHRKHASVYDVAHRLPAYAGDLLLGELRVLSRLAGHGDELQRPYVVVLGGSKVSDKLGVISALLPKVDRLLVGGGMGYTFLAAKGWEVGHSLLEKDQIETCRRLLERDGDRIGLPVDIVVAEGISEDAATHVVDADQIPAELEGLDMGPATVAAFGGAVSGAGTVFWNGPVGVFEVGPFRAGTRGVAEAIASSSAFSVVGGGDSAAAVRLLGVGEERFDHISTGGGASLEYLEGRSLPGVAVLES; the protein is encoded by the coding sequence GTGAAGACGCTCGACGACCTGCTCGCCGAGGGGGTGTCGGGCCGGCGCGTGCTGGTCCGCTCCGACCTCAACGTCCCCCTCGACGGGACCCGGATCACCGACGACGGCCGGATCCGGGCCTCGGTCCCGACCCTGACCCGGCTCACCGGGGCCGGCGCCCGCGTGATCGTGACGGCCCACCTGGGCCGCCCGAAGGGTGCGCCGGAGGAGAAGTACACGCTGCGTCCGGTGTCCGAGCGGCTCGGTGAGCTGCTCGGCGCGGAGGTCGCGTTCGCGACCGACACCGTCGGCGACGACGCGCGGGCGACCGTGGACAAGCTCACCGACGGCGGCGTCGCGCTGCTGGAGAACGTGCGCTTCGAGCCGGGCGAGACCAGCAAGGAGGACGCCGAGCGGGAGGCGTTCGCCGGCCGGCTGGCCGCCCTCACCGGCTCCGGCGGGGCCTACGTGGACGACGCCTTCGGCGCCGTGCACCGCAAGCACGCCAGCGTCTACGACGTCGCCCACCGCCTCCCGGCGTACGCGGGCGATCTGCTGCTCGGCGAGCTGCGGGTGCTGTCCCGGCTGGCCGGCCACGGCGACGAGCTGCAGCGGCCGTACGTGGTGGTGCTCGGCGGCAGCAAGGTCTCCGACAAGCTCGGCGTGATCTCCGCGCTGCTGCCCAAGGTCGACCGGCTGCTGGTGGGCGGCGGCATGGGCTACACGTTCCTGGCCGCCAAGGGCTGGGAGGTCGGCCACTCGCTGCTGGAGAAGGACCAGATCGAGACCTGCCGCCGGCTGCTGGAGCGCGACGGCGACCGGATCGGGCTGCCCGTCGACATCGTCGTGGCCGAGGGGATCAGCGAGGACGCGGCGACGCACGTGGTCGACGCCGACCAGATCCCGGCCGAGCTCGAGGGCCTGGACATGGGCCCGGCGACCGTGGCCGCGTTCGGCGGCGCGGTGTCCGGCGCGGGCACCGTGTTCTGGAACGGCCCGGTGGGCGTCTTCGAGGTCGGTCCGTTCCGGGCCGGCACCCGCGGGGTGGCCGAGGCGATCGCGTCCAGCTCCGCGTTCTCGGTGGTCGGTGGGGGCGACTCGGCCGCGGCGGTGCGCCTGCTCGGGGTCGGCGAGGAGCGCTTCGACCACATCTCCACCGGCGGCGGCGCGTCGCTGGAATACCTGGAAGGCCGCAGCCTGCCCGGCGTGGCCGTGCTGGAGTCCTGA
- the gap gene encoding type I glyceraldehyde-3-phosphate dehydrogenase, translating into MTVRVGVNGFGRIGRNFWRAVDASHHDIEIVAANDLGDVKTMAHLLKYDSILGPLKHEVEVTDAGITVDGKEIKILAERDPGALPWGDLGVDVVIESTGFFTKAADARKHVDQGGAKKVIISAPASGEDLTVVLGANDSAYDGSQTIISNASCTTNCLAPLAKVLMDTFGIERGLMTTVHAYTQDQNLQDAPHKDLRRARAAAINVIPTSTGAAKAIGLVLPDLVGKMDGYALRVPVPTGSCTDLTVTLGRETDVAEVNAAYAAAAEGTLKGYLRYTSDPIVSSDIVGDPASCIFDSGLTKVIGNQAKVVGWYDNEWGYSNRLADLVALVGARLS; encoded by the coding sequence GTGACGGTCCGCGTCGGCGTGAACGGCTTCGGCCGCATCGGCCGCAACTTCTGGCGCGCGGTCGACGCCAGCCACCACGACATCGAGATCGTCGCCGCGAACGACCTCGGCGACGTGAAGACGATGGCGCACCTGCTCAAGTACGACAGCATCCTCGGCCCGCTCAAGCACGAGGTCGAGGTCACCGACGCCGGCATCACGGTCGACGGCAAGGAGATCAAGATCCTGGCCGAGCGCGACCCGGGCGCGCTGCCCTGGGGCGACCTCGGCGTCGACGTGGTGATCGAGTCGACCGGGTTCTTCACCAAGGCCGCCGACGCGCGCAAGCACGTCGACCAGGGCGGGGCCAAGAAGGTCATCATCTCCGCGCCGGCCAGCGGCGAGGACCTCACCGTCGTGCTCGGCGCCAACGACTCGGCGTACGACGGCTCGCAGACGATCATCTCCAACGCGTCCTGCACGACCAACTGCCTGGCCCCGCTGGCCAAGGTCCTGATGGACACGTTCGGTATCGAGCGCGGCCTGATGACCACGGTGCACGCGTACACGCAGGACCAGAACCTGCAGGACGCGCCGCACAAGGACCTGCGCCGGGCCCGCGCCGCCGCCATCAACGTGATCCCGACCAGCACCGGTGCGGCCAAGGCCATCGGCCTGGTGCTGCCGGACCTGGTCGGCAAGATGGACGGCTACGCGCTGCGGGTGCCGGTGCCGACCGGCTCCTGCACCGACCTGACCGTGACGCTCGGCCGCGAGACCGACGTGGCCGAGGTCAACGCGGCCTACGCGGCCGCCGCCGAGGGCACCCTCAAGGGCTACCTGCGCTACACCTCGGACCCGATCGTCTCCTCCGACATCGTCGGCGACCCGGCCTCCTGCATCTTCGACTCGGGCCTGACCAAGGTCATCGGCAACCAGGCCAAGGTCGTCGGGTGGTACGACAACGAGTGGGGCTACTCCAACCGGCTGGCCGACCTCGTCGCGCTCGTCGGCGCCCGGCTGAGCTGA